One Glycine max cultivar Williams 82 chromosome 1, Glycine_max_v4.0, whole genome shotgun sequence genomic window, agtttcagtaaaaaaaaaaaaaaaccatcttatttttaatgtttcttatttttaaatatttgtgtatAAACCAGAgaaaccaaaaatattttttatttcctacaTGTAAATTTTTTGAAGATAATTTTATCTAAGATACGGTCACATATTAAATGTGAGTATTTCTGTTAATAGTGATTCAATTTGTACCTTCTTCCTCAAGTTACAGAAAGTTAGAAACTAATCAATCGTGGGCTTTGTAGGCCTAATGAGTTGTATATGGGCCAGAATCCTTTTTGGTCCAAGCCcacaaaaaaaacagaaatggGCCAAAATAAAGTTGGAAGATTAAAGAATAAGAAACACAGGAATGCAAGGAAAGTGTAGTGATGGAGAGAGAGAGCGAAAAGGCGAAACCGCACTTGATCTTCGCGTACGGCACGTTGAAGCGAGGCTTTCCGAACCACTATCTGATGGAGGAGTTGAGGAGCAAAGACGACGCCGTTTTGCTTGGCAGCTACGTGACGAACGAGCCTTATCCGCTGGTGTGTGGGCCCCACGGGATCCCATACCTGATCAAACTACCCGGGTCGGGGCATCGCGTGAAGGGCGAGGTCTATGCCGTGTCGGAGGAGGCGGTGGTTGTGCTGGACGAGTTCGAAGGCGTGAGCGCGGGGTATTACGAGCGGTTAGCGGTGACGGCGGCGGAGGAGGAGGGAGGGGGGAAGGTGGAGGCGGAGGCGTATTGGGGACACAGGAGATTCGGTGAAGTGTTGTGGAAGATGAAGGGGGAAGTTGGGTTGAGGGAGTATGGGGAGAAAGAAGCAAGAGAGTATGTGAGGAAGGAGGACAGAAGCGGTGGCAGAAACACTATTCTTGACCTTGTTCCTTAAACCTGTGTTCTGTCGCTGCTGAATTTTCATCGCATTTAAGGAAAGTCTTCAGCCtaatattatttgtaatttttcaataaataaatatgtttgttATTGTATCCTCTGGGACGGATCGTATTCCGATCATTCTCCGGATAATACAGTTTAATCTATGCACACCTAGTGCTGAAACCTAAAGAATTCGATGTATTCGGTCCAATtcaattaatgttaagtgatttgTGTTTAATCACAATTAATGGGATTTGTAACCTCTGAATCTTTAACGAAAAGTAAATTCAATGCTTGATAGCATCGGTATTATTAGATTTTGGGCTTTTGGCTGGTCGTTAGTTCTAATGGATTACTAGCCAGGCTATTTAGATGAATCAGTGAGTTAGTATTAGATGAACAGTATGAACTaatatttatgttaaatatataaaaatatttactcaatttttttatatataatatactattTGTGATATTTTATCTACATGAAATGTCACTAGCTAGCATGATGGCGTAAACGTTTATACCaccaattacaaaaaaaaaaaaaaaaatcatatgcgTCTTAGAGTAGATAATATTAATCGCCATGAAGCTAACTTGAAACGACGCTAGCCAAtttgaaaagacaaaaaaaacaaaaatcttcaCATGCCTTTGAACTTGGAATCTACATGGCGGGTTTAAATTACTTGATTTATGCAACAATTTTTTCCCTTcgtatcataaaaattaaattataattttgttctcttaattttttaaattcataattttataaatttatgattttatcctccgacatattattaataaataattttaatttatagtatcATTACATTAGAATTAataatcttttattaaattttttaatgattaatagtttctaattaatttaataactctactaattataattattaattaataatcaatcacagaatttaaattactaatttataaaaaataaaaatacatgaatttaaaaaattaagttgaatctattataaaataacaaaaattttgaattatgaaTGGAGTAATGAATATACtccaataaaaaacaaatggagCATATTATTAAGCAATAATTACTAATACTG contains:
- the LOC100775744 gene encoding putative gamma-glutamylcyclotransferase At3g02910, yielding MERESEKAKPHLIFAYGTLKRGFPNHYLMEELRSKDDAVLLGSYVTNEPYPLVCGPHGIPYLIKLPGSGHRVKGEVYAVSEEAVVVLDEFEGVSAGYYERLAVTAAEEEGGGKVEAEAYWGHRRFGEVLWKMKGEVGLREYGEKEAREYVRKEDRSGGRNTILDLVP